The following proteins are co-located in the Vigna angularis cultivar LongXiaoDou No.4 chromosome 2, ASM1680809v1, whole genome shotgun sequence genome:
- the LOC108327669 gene encoding uncharacterized protein LOC108327669, translating into MDSGMSWADQWDNNPDPSPTLEKDKKKSKDDESGGKSKFGKTVMNFKWVKELRKKTSKT; encoded by the coding sequence ATGGATTCTGGTATGTCGTGGGCTGACCAATGGGACAACAACCCAGACCCATCCCCGACATTAGAGAAagacaagaagaagagcaagGACGACGAGTCAGGAGGTAAGAGCAAATTTGGAAAGACCGTGATGAACTTTAAATGGGTGAAAGAACTTCGCAAAAAAACAAGCAAGacataa